TTGCGGCATCCCACAGATCGTCCATAGACGCTTTTTTCTCACGGTAGGCCGCGCGAAGAGCTTGAATGGCTGTTTCAATGCCGACTTTGGAGCGGAACTTAAAACAATCCGCAACGGTCTTCGCCGGGCTGTAAACGCGCAGGGTTCCGCCATCGACCGAATGGCTTTCAATGCCGAACTCGAAAGTTGCCTTGGAGTAATGGACGATGCGAACCGGCGGATAATCCATCTTGGGAGTCCATGATCCGCGTTCGATGGCGAGCCAGACTTCAAAAGGATTTTCGCTGGTAAGTTCGTGGTATCGCAGCGCGGAAGAAAGGCAAAGGACTCCGCGGGGAACTCTCTTTGCCGTTTCGAGCAGCGTTTCGTAGGCCGATAGAGGAGCTTCCTTTGAGCGATAGAGTCCGTGGCCGACACGTTCGATCTTGCCCGCCTTCGCTAGATTCCAGAGATGGGAGCGCGAAGCAGGAAGGCCCTTCAGCTCGTTTGAGCGCACGAGGGTTCTCTCCTGGACAAATGCTCCGATATGTTCGGCCTTTCTGCTCATACGAGTAATTCTATCAAAACCTAAACACTTATTAAAATCTATATAGGTTTTGTTCTTTCAGTGTCTACTCTCACGAGGCAGCAAACGGTGTCCTTTCAGGACACCTGATGGAAAGTTTTTCCACGTTTTGTGCTTTCTGTCCGCTCTACGCTTCCTTTCAGCAGGGGATTCCTGG
This is a stretch of genomic DNA from Granulicella sp. WH15. It encodes these proteins:
- a CDS encoding transcriptional regulator, yielding MSRKAEHIGAFVQERTLVRSNELKGLPASRSHLWNLAKAGKIERVGHGLYRSKEAPLSAYETLLETAKRVPRGVLCLSSALRYHELTSENPFEVWLAIERGSWTPKMDYPPVRIVHYSKATFEFGIESHSVDGGTLRVYSPAKTVADCFKFRSKVGIETAIQALRAAYREKKASMDDLWDAAKVCRVVNVMRPYMESLI